From a single Schistosoma mansoni strain Puerto Rico chromosome 4, complete genome genomic region:
- a CDS encoding Tyramine/octopamine receptor, with amino-acid sequence MNHLFSSNNTFPENEYRMEACHENISYGLFSTNSNFINDLVNLTKVESEMFSEWRFALNIIIISLQILSGIFIFCGNLLVISAVATTKVLRRITDLYIVSLALSDLLVAVLILPLSIMRQVYGHWPYESHELCTYWISLNLFLCSASTFNICCISVDRYIAINYPMKYISKRTRSTAFAMIGGAWIASFLIMIPPIFGSQHHTGVGSCYARSDARYRFIIAISTFFVPSLLVGFIYIRIFWVIRRRSKEFKFGNFSSNPKEHRFGSFKLLFNTNNIYNQSFGHKMNRFSLHNSSQRQLFVTNSTQSNLFIAYTPRIKHKNTEEYTVNQSHVQSTSTSCFNKRSEQIEQMVSIPMFHGKTKSDPNDFSSFPIHSNTENTEIHALQTTGTIDKTVDASMNDRQKDQQREDEHRINSQNRRIVNSKPKHSSTRSVIYQRRKLLVYNSEKKTVKTVALVVCCFVLCWLPFTTLYLMEGVCECLYSEAIFMATTWIGYLNSMCNPFIYAFCNAKCAKAFKRLLHIGSNS; translated from the exons ATGAACCACCTATTTTCAAGTAACAACACTTTCCCCGAAAATGAATATAGAATGGAGGCATGTCATGAAAATATCTCTTATGGATTATTCAGCACAAATTCTAATTTTATCAATGATCTCGTTAATCTAACAAAAGTGGAAAGTGAAATGTTCAGTGAATGGAGATTTGCATTGAACATAATAATCATCTCTCTCCAAATCCTATCTGGCATTTTTATATTTTGTGGTAATTTACTAGTTATTTCAGCTGTTGCAACGACTAAGGTATTGAGACGTATAACTGATCTGTACATTGTATCACTTGCTTTATCTGATCTACTTGTCGCAGTCCTAATTCTACCGCTTTCTATCATGCGTCAAGTTTACGGTCATTGGCCTTATGAATCACACGAATTATGTACATACTGGATATCTCTCAACTTGTTCTTGTGTTCAGCTTCCACATTCAACATATGCTGTATATCTGTGGATCGATATATTGCAATCAATTATCCGATGAAATACATCAGCAAGCGAACACGTTCTACTGCATTTGCAATGATTGGAGGTGCTTGGATAGCATCGTTCCTAATAATGATCCCACCCATATTTGGCTCCCAACACCACACGGGTGTAGGAAGTTGCTACGCAAGAAGTGATGCAAGATATAGATTTATCATAGCAATCTCGACATTCTTCGTCCCATCTTTGTTAGTCGGTTTCATTTACATACGTATATTTTGGGTGATTCGGCGTCGTTCGAAGGAATTCAAATTTGGTAATTTTTCTTCCAATCCGAAAGAACATCGATTTGGATCATTTAAATTGCTTTTCAATACGAATAATATTTATAACCAAAGTTTTGGACATAAAATGAATCGTTTCAGTTTACATAACTCTAGTCAGCGTCAATTGTTTGTAACAAATTCTACACAGTCTAACTTATTTATTGCATATACGCCCagaataaaacataaaaatacTGAAGAATATACTGTAAATCAGTCTCATGTTCAAAGTACCTCTACTTCATGCTTTAATAAACGCTCTGAACAAATAGAGCAA ATGGTTTCAATACCAATGTTTCATGGAAAGACAAAATCTGATCCAAATGATTTCTCTTCGTTTCCAATTCACAGTAACACTGAGAACACTGAAATCCATGCTTTGCAAACTACAGGTACTATCGACAAAACAGTTGACGCTTCTATGAACGATCGACAGAAAGATCAGCAACGTGAAGATGAACACAGAATAAACAGTCAGAATAGACGAATTGTGAATTCAAAGCCGAAGCATTCCAGCACCCGTAGTGTGATTTACCAACGACGTAAACTCCTTGTATACAACAGTGAGAAGAAAACTGTCAAAACAGTAGCATTAGTAGTTTGTTGTTTCGTTTTATGCTGGCTTCCATTTACCACTTTGTATTTAATGGAAGGAGTATGTGAATGTCTATATTCGGAAGCAATTTTCATGGCAACTACTTGGATTGGTTACTTGAATAGTATGTGCAATCCATTTATATACGCATTTTGTAATGCTAAGTGTGCAAAAGCATTTAAACGTTTGTTACATATTGGAAGTAATAGTTGA